A DNA window from Gasterosteus aculeatus chromosome 16, fGasAcu3.hap1.1, whole genome shotgun sequence contains the following coding sequences:
- the scn1laa gene encoding sodium channel, voltage-gated, type I-like, alpha isoform X2: protein MAQLLAPPGPDSFRPLSRDSLKAIERRIAEEKAKKPKKEKRKRKDENKPKPSRELEAGKSLPLLYGDAPKGMVSTPLEDLDPFYCNQKTFIVLNRGNVIFRFNAAPALYLLSPFNLLRRISIKILVHSLFSMFIMCTILANCAFMTRSQDSAQWAKYVEYTFTAIYTLESVIKILARGFCIGKFTFLRDPWNWLDFSVIVLAYATALIPGLGNFSALRIFRVLRAFKAISVIPGLKTIVGALFQSVKKLVHVMILTVFCLSVFALIGLQLFMGHLKQKCVRIPNNDTSYNGTENGTFNWETYKINSSNHYYLPGKRDPLLCGNGSEAGQCPDGFFCCKAGNNPDYNYTSFDSFGWAFLSLFRLMTQDYWENLYQQTLRASGKPYMIFFVLVIFLGSFYLINLILAVVAMAYEEQSQVTIKEGIEKEEEFQAMLEQLKRQQEDAQAAATAAGAGEASDKVTGPESSSDTSKLSSKSAKERRNRRRKKKEEEGKGADEKVPKSGVNESRDGVWKGRCRFSVDANQLNYDMKCSSAHQADTTDTEYRQAVGGTEQEFMDFLEGPEARQRAYSIASVITNTMEELEESRQKCPPCWYDFAHTFLIWDRCPAWLKIKRIVKLIVMDPFGDLTITICIVLNTLFMAMEHYPMSPGFIQMLNVGNLIFTSIFTAEMVLKIIALDPYYYFQEKWNIFDAVIVGLSLIELCSSKPGSVSVLRSFRLLRVFKLAKSWPTLNTLIKIIGNSVGALGNLTLVLAIIVFIFAVVGMQLFGKRYEECVCKISADCTLPRWHMKDFFHSFLIVFRVLCGEWIETMWDCMEVAGTHMCITVYMMVMVIGNLVVLNLFLALLLSSFSADNLAAIEDDSEMNNLQIAIGRIRRGFAFTKSLLRNSCNSVCLRRKKKWKGEENSLDELHKTLGPNGVPNHTIKDFPKNGNGDVTGVDKTGDKYIVSSKSDDSIMSFINNPSLTVTVPIAVGESDFENLNTEDFSSLSSDAAGCKVIVEDDGQLSSSDGSTVDLGPGGEGGESMDFELDNSMVPDACFPDGCVKRFECCQVNAEVGWWKVWWKLRKTCFRIVEHNWFESFIIFMILLSSGALAFEDVYIAKRKNIQIVLQFADKIFTYIFILEMLLKWVAYGFAKYFTNAWCWLDFLIVDVSLVTTVANALGYSDLGAIKSLRTLRALRPLRALSRFDGMRVVVNALLGAIPSIFNVLLVCLIFWLIFSIMGVNLLAGKYGHCVNRTSDMDFNTSEVKNKSDCDSLGKEIAIWKIAKINFDNVGMGYLALLQVATFKGWMSIMYPAVDSQSMAEEQPEYEINLKMYMYFVVFIIFGAFFTLNLFIGVIIDNFNQQKKKFGGQDIFMTEEQKKYYNAMKKLGSKKPQKPIPRPSNKIQGYIFDFTTKQAFEIIIMVLIWLNMVAMMVETDDQSAETTEVLRKINIFFIIIFTGECLLKMISLRHYFFTNGWNVFDFIVVVLSIIGMFLANLIEKYFVSPTLFRVIRLARIGRVLRLIKSAKGIRTLLFALMMSLPALFNIGLLLFLVMFIYAIFGMSNFAYVKRESGIDDLFNFETFGNSMICLFQITTSAGWDGLLAPILNNHEDDCNNSTEHPGSHIKGDCGNPPVGIAFFVSYIIICFLIVVNMYIAVILENFSVATEESADPLSEDDFETFYEVWERFDPRATQFMEYDKLSEFADALDPPLRIAMPNKMELISMDLPMVSGERIHCLDILFAFTKRVLGEGGEMDILRGQMEERFVASNPSKLSYEPITTTLLRKQEDTSATIIQRAFRRYSRKHAARSPSDTRGGNIQKDVTLIDDGDLVTGKLQDISSDDKSEPTPSAVPQPPCNNVTTNGKNKYEKDKSEKEVEGKDVRER, encoded by the exons ATGGCACAGCTGCTTGCACCACCAGGTCCAGACAGCTTCCGCCCCTTAAGTCGTGACTCCCTCAAAGCCATCGAGAGACGTATCGCGGAGGAGAAAGCCAAGAAACccaagaaagagaagagaaaacgcAAGGATGAGAATAAGCCCAAACCCAGCCGTGAGCTGGAAGCGGGCAAATCCCTCCCTTTGCTGTATGGGGATGCTCCTAAAGGCATGGTTTCGACACCGCTGGAGGACCTCGATCCCTTCTACTGTAATCAGAAA aCTTTTATAGTATTAAACAGAGGAAATGTCATCTTCCGCTTCAACGCTGCTCCTGCCTTGTACCTCCTGAGCCCCTTCAACCTTCTTAGAAGAATATCAATAAAGATTTTGGTACACTCAT TGTTCAGTATGTTCATCATGTGCACTATCCTCGCTAACTGTGCATTTATGACACGCAGTCAGGATTCGGCCCAGTGGGCGAAGTATGTTGA GTACACATTCACTGCAATCTATACGCTTGAATCCGTCATTAAAATTTTAGCCCGAGGGTTCTGCATAGGGAAGTTCACCTTTCTAAGAGATCCCTGGAACTGGCTGGATTTCAGTGTAATTGTCCTGGC GTATGCAACGGCACTGATTCCAGGCCTAGGTAATTTTTCGGCGCTTCGAATATTCAGAGTGCTAAGAGCTTTTAAAGCTATTTCAGTTATCCCAG GCCTGAAGACCATCGTGGGTGCCTTGTTCCAGTCAGTGAAGAAGCTTGTACATGTGATGATTCTCACCGTCTTCTGCTTGAGCGTCTTTGCCCTCATAGGGTTACAACTGTTTATGGGCCATTTAAAGCAAAAGTGTGTAAGGATTCCTAATAATGACACCTCATACAATGGAACAGAAAACGGCACATTCAACTGGGAGACGTACAAGATCAATAGCA GTAATCATTATTACCTTCCAGGCAAGCGAGATCCATTGCTTTGTGGAAACGGCAGTGAAGCTGG GCAGTGTCCAGAtggttttttttgctgcaaagCAGGAAACAACCCTGACTATAATTACACCAGTTTTGACTCTTTTGGTTGGgccttcctctctctgtttcgACTGATGACACAGGACTACTGGGAAAACCTTTACCAGCAG ACGTTGCGAGCGTCTGGGAAGCCCTACATGATCTTTTTTGTGCTGGTGATATTCCTTGGTTCTTTCTACCTGATCAACCTGATCTTGGCTGTCGTAGCCATGGCCTACGAGGAGCAGAGTCAGGTCACCATAAAGGAGGGGattgagaaggaggaagagtttCAGGCCATGCTTGAGCAGCTGAAACGGCAGCAAGAGGACGCTCAG GCAGCGGCAACTGCTGCAGGCGCTGGGGAGGCAAGCGATAAAGTCACTGGCCCTGAGAGCTCCTCTGACACCTCCAAGCTCAGCTCCAAAAGTGCCAAAGAGAGACGTAACAGacgcaggaaaaaaaaggaggaagagggcaaAGGGGCCGATGAGAAGGTTCCTAAATCAGGAGTCAACGAATCACGCGACGGTGTGTGGAAAGGCCGCTGCCGCTTCTCTGTGGACGCAAACCAGCTCAACTATGACATGAAATGCTCATCCGCACATCAG GCTGACACCACTGACACGGAGTACAGACAGGCGGTTGGAGGAACAGAACAGGAGTTTATGGACTTCCTGGAGGGTCCAGAGGCCAGACAAAGAGCTTACAGTATAGCCAGTGTCATAACCAACACTATGGAGG AGCTTGAAGAATCGAGGCAGAAGTGTCCTCCTTGCTGGTACGATTTTGCCCACACCTTCCTCATCTGGGACCGTTGTCCAGCATGGCTAAAGATCAAGAGGATAGTTAAACTAATTGTGATGGATCCATTTGGGGACCTCACCATCACCATCTGCATTGTACTCAACACATTGTTTATGGCCATGGAGCATTATCCAATGTCCCCTGGTTTCATCCAAATGCTAAACGTGGGCAATCTG aTATTCACAAGTATCTTCACGGCCGAAATGGTCCTCAAGATCATTGCTTTGGACCCATACTATTACTTCCAGGAGAAATGGAATATTTTCGATGCAGTCATTGTCGGTTTAAGCTTGATAGAGCTTTGCTCTTCCAAACCGGGCAGCGTGTCTGTTCTGAGGTCATTCAGATTG ttgaGAGTATTCAAGTTGGCCAAATCATGGCCCACACTTAACACGCTGATCAAAATAATTGGTAATTCAGTGGGTGCTTTGGGCAACCTGACGCTGGTATTGGCCATTATTGTCTTCATCTTTGCCGTGGTCGGCATGCAGCTGTTTGGAAAACGCTACgaggaatgtgtgtgtaaaatctCTGCCGATTGCACTCTGCCCCGCTGGCACATGAAGGACTTCTTTCATTCATTCCTCATTGTGTTCCGAGTGCTATGTGGAGAGTGGATAGAGACCATGTGGGACTGTATGGAGGTGGCTGGGACCCACATGTGCATCACTGTCTACATGATGGTCATGGTTATTGGAAACCTTGTG GTGCTGAACTTGTTCCTGGCCCTGCTGCTGAGTTCGTTCAGTGCTGACAATCTGGCAGCGATAGAAGATGATAGCGAAATGAACAACCTGCAGATTGCCATTGGTCGGATTCGCAGAGGCTTCGCCTTCACCAAGTCCCTGCTTCGAAACAGCTGTAACAGTGTTTGTctaaggaggaagaaaaaatggAAGGGTGAGGAAAACTCTCTGGACGAGCTCCACAAAACTTTAGGGCCAAATGGTGTCCCCAACCATACCATCAAAGACTTCCCTAAGAACGGAAATGGGGATGTGACCGGAGTGGACAAAACCGGAGACAAGTACATAGTCAGCAGCAAGAGTGATGATTCTATAATGTCTTTCATCAACAATCCCAGTCTCACTGTCACAGTCCCCATAGCAGTGGGAGAGTCTGACTTTGAGAACCTTAACACGGAGGACTTCAGCAGTCTCTCGTCTGATGCAGCAGGATGCAAAGTG ATTGTAGAAGACGATGGCCAGCTCAGCTCCTCTGATGGCAGCACAGTAGACTTGGGTCCaggcggggagggaggagagtcgATGGACTTTGAATTGGACAACTCTATGGTACCTGACGCCTGCTTTCCTGATG GCTGCGTTAAACGGTTTGAGTGCTGTCAGGTCAATGCGGAGGTGGGCTGGTGGAAGGTTTGGTGGAAGCTCAGGAAGACCTGTTTCCGGATCGTTGAGCACAACTGGTTCGAgagcttcatcatcttcatgatCCTGCTTAGCAGTGGAGCACTG GCATTTGAGGATGTCTACATTGCGAAGAGGAAGAACATTCAAATAGTGTTGCAATTTGCAGACAAGATCTTCACCTATATCTTCATCCTGGAGATGTTACTGAAGTGGGTGGCATATGGATTTGCCAAGTATTTTACCAATGCCTGGTGCTGGCTGGACTTCCTCATTGTTGAT GTGTCACTGGTCACCACCGTAGCCAATGCTCTGGGGTATTCTGACCTCGGCGCCATCAAGTCTCTGAGAACCCTTCGAGCTCTGAGGCCACTCAGAGCCCTGTCACGGTTTGATGGCATGAGG GTGGTTGTCAATGCCCTGCTCGGAGCCATTCCTTCCATCTTCAATGTGCTGCTAGTTTGTCTCATCTTTTGGCTCATCTTCAGCATCATGGGAGTTAACCTATTAGCTGGAAAGTATGGCCATTGTGTCAACAGAACCTCAGATATGGATTTCAATACATCGGAGGTGAAAAACAAGTCAGATTGTGATAGTTTGGGCAAAGAAATTGCTATCTGGAAGATTGCCAAAATCAACTTTGACAATGTTGGCATGGGTTACCTTGCGCTGCTGCAAGTG GCTACATTCAAGGGCTGGATGAGTATCATGTATCCTGCTGTGGACTCGCAAAGCATG GCAGAAGAACAACCAGAATATGAGATCAACCTTAAGATGTAcatgtattttgtagttttcatcATATTTGGAGCCTTCTTCACACTCAATCTCTTTATCGGCGTTATCATAGACAATTTCaatcagcaaaagaaaaag TTTGGAGGTCAAGACATCTTCATGACTGAAGAACAGAAAAAATATTACAATGCCATGAAAAAGCTGGGATCAAAGAAACCACAAAAGCCTATTCCTAGACCATCG AACAAAATTCaaggatacatttttgacttcaCCACAAAACAAGCCTtcgaaataataataatggtttTAATATGGCTAAATATGGTAGCCATGATGGTGGAAACTGACGATCAGTCTGCGGAAACAACTGAAGTTCTccgtaaaataaatatattttttattatcatcTTCACTGGAGAGTGTTTATTGAAGATGATCTCACTTCGCCATTACTTTTTCACAAATGGTTGGAATGTATTTGATTTCATCGTCGTCGTCCTGTCAATCATTG GCATGTTTCTCGCAAACCTGATTGAGAAGTATTTTGTCTCACCAACCTTATTCAGAGTCATCCGCTTGGCCCGTATTGGACGCGTCCTCCGCCTTATTAAAAGTGCCAAAGGCATCCGCACACTCCTGTTTGCcttgatgatgtcacttcctgccttgttcaACATTGGTCTCCTACTCTTCTTGGTGATGTTTATCTATGCCATCTTTGGCATGTCAAACTTTGCTTATGTCAAGAGGGAATCAGGCATTGACGACCTTTTTAACTTTGAGACATTTGGCAACAGCATGATTTGTTTGTTCCAGATTACCACTTCAGCAGGGTGGGATGGCCTGCTAGCGCCCATTCTCAACAATCATGAGGATGATTGTAACAATAGCACGGAGCATCCCGGCAGTCACATTAAGGGAGACTGTGGGAATCCTCCTGTAGGCATCGCCTTCTTCGTGAGCTACATCATCATCTGTTTCCTGATCGTGGTCAATATGTACATTGCAGTTATCCTAGAAAACTTCAGTGTGGCCACGGAGGAGAGCGCGGACCCACTAAGTGAGGATGATTTTGAAACATTTTACGAGGTCTGGGAAAGGTTTGATCCTCGTGCGACGCAGTTCATGGAGTACGATAAGCTGTCCGAATTCGCCGACGCACTGGATCCACCGTTGCGCATAGCCATGCCTAACAAGATGGAACTGATCTCAATGGATCTACCGATGGTGAGCGGCGAACGCATTCACTGCCTGGACATCCTGTTTGCGTTTACAAAACGCGTTCTGGGcgagggaggagagatggatATTCTGAGGGGGCAGATGGAGGAGCGCTTCGTGGCCTCCAATCCTTCTAAATTGTCCTACGAACCCATCACCACCACTCTGCTCCGTAAACAGGAGGACACATCCGCCACTATCATCCAGAGAGCATTCAGGAGATATTCAAGGAAACATGCTGCTAGGAGTCCCTCTGACACACGCGGGGGCAACATTCAAAAGGATGTAACGCTCATTGACGATGGGGATCTGGTCACAGGCAAACTTCAAGACATTTCTAGTGATGATAAAAGTGAACCGACACCTTCAGCAGTCCCTCAGCCTCCGTGTAACAATGTGacaacaaatggaaaaaacaaatatgaaaaagaCAAGAGTGAAAAGGAGGTTGAGGGCAAAGATGTCAGAGAGCGATAG